The Eurosta solidaginis isolate ZX-2024a chromosome 4, ASM4086904v1, whole genome shotgun sequence genome includes a window with the following:
- the LOC137249077 gene encoding GATA zinc finger domain-containing protein 10, with translation MNAHLLLLPLLLALFFASKPTDGSKDAKAKNHAKPIDKVNSTLTTINTDNDIRRMSKETEGSSELAGNNATKIVEKAKYPKKVHALKKGPAKTPNYYAVTAAAPNGKSKRKKVLDVTAVFKDLPADDVEFIKELDKQFQLHGDKIKIKVVRDNSTETEKLTSKRTIDGELGYGSYQSQNGYVYERPKFMFYPYSQRSIAADVPGYYPPKTDVSIELSYSYELQPETYVEDQHPPKVLDVPRHPQQSAPQQDEHGGYEEPVIVLRIPGPTKYASHLQTLLQQYLEIRAAQYLRILEEAEKQQQQQHYAAQHAQHEDHQQVYQQQEQPQHAHVTAQEYAEPTVELQPPAHEQHYAQQAPPSTAEHGYAPEENYAHQVAPTPQAVVYPEIDQVYQSYKGRLNAQEVALHQQHLQRNKQHHQHQQQEQHVSYMPQEQVAYAPQHQAEIEQPQHEQQYYVQAAQQQGAQQYYYVPVAQIGPHGSHHYQNIYFMATAPQGAYNDHAAHEAPLQRQPIYVQEDEQGLQQQHYHEHQQQLRQHQHAHEQHELISAHAAAAADENSPRQTHTKVIYTQNAEKGAADYAGGYTLPSIRPYDGKSSIAAYHQQQQLQEQLLQEQQQHQLDNEQLQQHEQQRQYDYDTQIGAEHAQPSAAISPRPFNYHAHSAKPARRRNRRRGVATTTTTTTSATTTAAEDDEHLRKIREFVRENLGAKMSTAVEFKTTAIVKS, from the exons ctacCGCTACTCTTGGCCTTGTTCTTCGCCAGCAAACCAACAGATGGCTCTAAAGATGCGAAAGCGAAAAACCACGCGAAACCAATCGACAAAGTAAATTCAACACTGACTACGATAAACACCGATAATGATATTAGAAGAATGTCAAAAGAAACAGAAGGAAGTAGCGAGCTCGCAGGTAATAACGCGACAAAAATCGTAGAAAAAGCGAAATATCCAAAGAAGGTGCATGCGCTGAAAAAGGGCCCGGCAAAAACACCCAACTACTACGCAGTCACAGCAGCAGCACCAAATGGCAAAAGTAAACGCAAGAAAGTGTTGGATGTGACGGCCGTGTTTAAGGACTTGCCCGCTGACGATGTGGAGTTTATCAAAGAGTTGGACAAACAATTTCAGCTGCATGgcgataaaatcaaaataaaagttgTGCGTGATAACAGCACTGAGACAGAGAAGCTGACTAGCAAACGTACCATCGACGGCGAGTTGGG CTATGGCAGCTATCAGTCACAAAATGGCTACGTCTACGAGCGGCCCAAGTTCATGTTCTATCCATACTCACAGCGCAGCATAGCCGCCGATGTGCCTGGCTATTATCCACCTAAGACAGATGTCAGCATTGAGCTTTCCTACTCATATGAGCTGCAACCGGAAACTTACGTCGAAGATCAGCATCCGCCTAAAGTATTGGATGTGCCACGGCATCCACAACAATCAGCGCCGCAGCAAGACGAGCATGGCGGCTATGAAGAACCGGTTATTGTGTTGCGTATACCCGGACCCACCAAGTACGCCTCTCATCTGCAAACGCTATTGCAACAATATCTCGAGATACGCGCTGCGCAATATTTGCGCATATTGGAAGAAGCAGaaaaacagcagcagcagcagcattaCGCAGCACAACATGCGCAGCATGAAGACCATCAGCAAGTTTATCAACAGCAGGAACAGCCGCAGCACGCGCATGTAACAGCGCAAGAGTACGCCGAACCAACTGTAGAGCTGCAGCCACCAGCGCATGAACAGCATTACGCGCAACAAGCGCCACCGTCTACAGCAGAGCATGGGTATGCGCCTGAAGAAAATTATGCACATCAGGTGGCGCCAACACCGCAAGCAGTTGTATATCCTGAAATCGATCAGGTCTATCAAAGTTACAAGGGTAGACTCAATGCACAAGAAGTGGCGCTACATCAACAGCATTTGCAGCGTAATAAGCAGCACCATCAGCATCAGCAGCAAGAACAGCACGTGTCATACATGCCACAAGAACAAGTAGCATATGCACCACAACACCAAGCAGAAATAGAGCAGCCACAGCATGAGCAACAATATTATGTGCAAGCTGCGCAGCAACAAGGCGCGCAGCAATACTACTACGTGCCGGTAGCGCAAATAGGTCCACACGGCAGCCATCATTATCAGAATATTTATTTTATGGCCACAGCGCCACAAGGTGCTTACAATGATCATGCTGCGCACGAAGCGCCCTTGCAACGCCAACCAATCTATGTGCAGGAAGATGAGCAAGGTTTGCAGCAGCAGCACTACCATGAACATCAACAGCAACTGCGACAACACCAACATGCACACGAGCAACACGAGTTAATATCCGCGCATGCTGCCGCTGCTGCTGATGAAAATAGTCCGCGTCAAACGCACACAAAAGTCATTTACACACAAAACGCGGAGAAAGGCGCAGCAGATTATGCTGGCGGCTATACGCTACCATCGATACGCCCCTACGATGGAAAGTCTTCCATCGCCGCttatcatcaacaacaacaattgcaagAGCAGCTGTTACAAGAGCAACAACAGCACCAATTAGATAATGAGCAACTGCAGCAGCATGAGCAGCAACGGCAATACGATTATGACACGCAAATTGGTGCTGAGCATGCGCAGCCATCGGCTGCTATATCACCGCGTCCATTCAATTATCACGCGCATAGCGCCAAGCCAGCGCGGCGTCGTAATCGTAGGCGTGGTGTAGCGacgaccacaacaacaacaaccagcgcGACTACAACAGCCGCGGAAGATGATGAACATTTGCGTAAGATACGCGAATTTGTGCGTGAAAATTTAGGCGCTAAAATGAGTACGGCGGTAGAGTTTAAAACCACAGCGATTGTGAAGAGTTAG